The DNA window CGGTACAATGAAAGCGTTAGCGAAACTCAATCTGCCAATCAACGTAATTGGTGTTCTGGCTGGCTGTGAGAACATGCCTGGCAGCAACGCTTACCGTCCGGGTGATATCTTAACAACCATGTCTGGTCAGACAGTTGAAGTGCTTAACACTGACGCTGAAGGCCGTCTGGTACTGTGTGACGCACTGACATACGTAGAACGTTTCGAACCGGATTGCGTTGTAGATGTTGCAACACTAACCGGTGCTTGTGTGATTGCACTTGGTCACCACATCAGCGGCGTAATTTCGAACCACAACCCTCTTGCTCACGAGCTTGTAAACGCATCTGAGCAGGCAAGTGACCGTGCATGGCGTCTACCAATGGCAGACGAATACCATGAGCAGCTAAAGAGCCCGTTTGCTGATATGGCTAACATTGGCGGCCGTCCTGGTGGCACTATCACTGCGGGTTGTTTCTTGTCTAAGTTTGCCAAAAAGTACAACTGGGCACACCTTGACATCGCTGGTACCGCCTGGAAGTCAGGCGCAGCGAAAGGCTCAACAGGCCGTCCTGTCTCAATGCTTGTCCAATTCCTTTTGAACCGCAGCGGCCAAGAGACAGAAGAATAATTTCTGAACAATATCGAAAAGGGCCGCAAGGCCCTTTTTTATTATCTCCCTGCTCTTTATAAAGAGTCATAGGGTTAAAGGTTTCAGGACAAGACCAAGTGAGAGAATGATGCAAACCGCGACTTTCTACATCATTAAAGAAGATAGCCCACAAGCGCAAACTGCTGGCTTTAAAGAGTATGTGGTGTTTTTAGCTCAGCACTTTGCCCGCCAAGGCGCTAAAGTCTACCTGAACTGCAATGACAAAGCGCATGCAGAACAACTTGCGGAGATCTTCTGGCAAATTGATGCAGACAAGTTCATGGCGCATAATCTCGTCGGTGAAGGGCCGAAATATGCCACCAATATCGAAATTGGTCACGAGGGTGTAAAGCCATCCTGGAATCGTCAGCTGATAATTAATTTGGCGGAAAATGAGACAACCTTTGCGAACAAGTTTGCTCAAGTGGTAGACTTCGTGCCCTGCGAAGAAAAAGCTAAACAGCTCGCAAGAGAAAGATATAAAATTTACCGGCAAGCAGGTTACCAGCTGCAAACGATAGAAATTGAATATCCTTAATGGTCAATCCTTATAGTTAAGCTCTCCCTATAGAGAGTTCACTTATAAAGATTGACTAAGATTTACCATTAACCAGAATCCAACCTCTAAATAGTTGGGCTTAAAGTTAGGCAACAAACAAGCAAATCCCGATGAAAATACAGACGATATTTGATCAGTGTTTGCCAATGCAGTTAACGCCTCTATCAGTCCAAATATGACGAGCAAGAATGAGCGCTATGGAAAAGACATACAACCCAACTTCAATCGAACAAGCTCTGTATCAGACTTGGGAAGAAAAAGGCTACTTTAAGCCACACGGTGACACTACTAAAGAATCATACAGCATCATGATCCCGCCACCGAACGTCACTGGTAGCCTGCATATGGGCCACGCGTTCCAGGATACGATCATGGATACTCTAATCCGCTGTGAGCGTATGAAGGGTAAAAACACCCTTTGGCAAGTAGGTACGGACCACGCTGGTATCGCAACTCAAATGGTTGTTGAGCGTAAGATCGCTGCAGAAGAAGGCAAAACAAAACACGATTACGGTCGTGAAGCTTTCATCGACAAAATCTGGGAATGGAAAGGCGAATCTGGCGGCACTATCACCAAGCAGCTTCGTCGTCTTGGCGCATCTGTAGACTGGGATCGTGAGCGCTTTACGATGGACGATGGCCTATCTAACGCCGTTCAGGAAGTGTTCGTACGTCTATACGAAGACGATCTAATCTACCGCGGTAAACGTCTGGTTAACTGGGATCCAAAGCTACACACAGCTATCTCAGACCTAGAAGTAGAGAACAAAGACACTAAAGGCAACATGTGGCACTTCCGCTACCCATTAGCAGACGGCGTTAAAACAGCAGATGGCAAAGACTACATCGTTGTTGCAACGACTCGTCCAGAGACCATGCTGGGTGATACGGGTGTTGCAGTTAACCCAGAAGATCCACGTTACAAAGATCTTATAGGTAAAGAAATCATCCTTCCTATCGTTGATCGTCGCATCCCTATCGTGGGCGATGAGCACGCCGATATGGAAAAAGGTACTGGCTGTGTGAAAATCACACCTGCGCACGACTTCAACGACTACGAAGTGGGTAAGCGCCACCAGCTACCAATGATCAACATTCTGACTTTCGACGCAAACATCCGTGACGCGGCTGAAGTATTCAACACAAACGGCGAAGCAAGCGACGCCTACAGCTCTGAACTTCCAGCGAAATACCACAACATGGAACGTTTTGCGGCGCGTAAAGCTATCGTTGCTGATTTCGACGAACTAGGCCTGCTTGAAGAAGTGAAAGATCACGATCTACAAGTTCCTTACGGTGACCGTGGTGGCGTGGTTATCGAGCCAATGCTAACTGACCAATGGTACGTACGTACTGCACCTTTGGCGAAAACAGCAGTTGAAGCAGTAGAAAACGGCGACATCCAGTTCGTGCCTAAGCAATACGAAAACATGTACTTCTCTTGGATGCGTGACGTTCAGGATTGGTGTATCTCTCGTCAGTTATGGTGGGGTCACCGCATCCCAGCTTGGTACGACAACCAAGGTAATGTTTACGTAGGTCGCACGGAAGAAGAAGTTCGTAGCAACAACAACCTAGAATCAGTGATTGAACTGCACCAAGACGAAGATGTACTGGATACCTGGTTCTCTTCTGCACTATGGACATTCGGTACTCAAGGTTGGCCAGAACAAACTGACGATCTGAAAGTATTCCACCCTTCAGACGTACTAGTCACTGGTTTCGACATCATCTTCTTCTGGGTTGCGCGCATGATCATGATGACCATGCACTTCGTGAAAGACGAAAATGGCAAGCCACAAGTACCATTCAAAACCGTTTACGTGACAGGTCTGATCCGTGACGAAAACGGCGATAAGATGTCGAAGTCGAAAGGTAATGTCCTTGATCCAATCGACATGATCGATGGTATCGACCTAGAGTCTCTAGTTGAGAAGCGCTGTGGCAACATGATGCAGCCTCAGCTAGCGAAGAAGATCGAGAAGAACACACGTAAGACGTTTGAAAACGGTATCGAAGCATACGGTACTGACGCACTGCGTTTCACGCTTGCTGCAATGGCATCAACAGGTCGCGATATCAACTGGGATATGAAGCGTCTTGAAGGCTACCGTAACTTCTGTAACAAACTATGGAACGCTAGCCGTTACGTAATGATGAACACAGAAGAGCAAGATTGTGGCTTCAATGGCGGTGAGATTGAATACTCACTAGCGGACAAGTGGATTGAATCTCAGTTTGAACTGACAGCGAAAGCGTTCAACAACCATATCGACAACTTCCGTCTGGATATGGCGTCTAACACGCTTTACGAATTCATCTGGAACCAATTCTGTGACTGGTACCTGGAACTGACTAAACCTGTTCTGTGGAAAGGCACTGACGCACAGCAACGTGGTACTCGCCGTACACTAATCACGGTTCTTGAGAAGACTCTACGTCTGGCTCACCCGGTGATCCCTTACATCACAGAAACTATCTGGCAAAGCATCAAGCCGCTAGTTGACGGTGTAGAAGGTGAGACAATTATGGTTCAGGCTCTTCCTCAATTCGACGAAGCGAACTTCAACCAGGAAGCGCTAGACGATATCGAGTGGGTGAAAGCGTTCATCACCAGCATCCGTAACCTACGAGCTGAGTACGACATCAACCCGGGCAAACCTCTTGACGTTATGCTCAAAGCAGCAAGCGAACAAGATGCCGCTCGCCTTGAAGCGAACAAGCAAGTGCTGATGTCTCTGGCTAAGCTGGAAGCAGTACGCGTTCTTGTAACAGGTGAGGAAACTCCTGCGTGTGCAACAGCACTGGTTGGTAAGTCTGAGCTGATGATCCCAATGGCGGGTCTTATCGACAAAGACGCAGAACTTGCTCGTCTTGATGGCGAGATCAAGAAAACACACGGCGAGATCAAGCGTATCGAAGGCAAACTAGGTAACGAAGGCTTCGTAGCGAAAGCACCTGAAGCGGTTGTTGCAAAAGAGCGTGAGAAGCTTGAAGGTTACAAAGAGACCTTGGCTAAACTAGAAGAGCAGAAGACCACTATCGCGGCTCTTTAGCCTCCAGAGTTAAAACGGAATGTAAATACTTCTGCTCTTAAATAAGAAAGCAAAAAAATCAAAAGGTTGGTCAATATGACCAACCTTTTTTGTATCGATTAATTCAAGAAAAAAATCTCATTAATAGTTTTTACCTATCACATTAATATTTATTGCCGAG is part of the Vibrio sp. B1FLJ16 genome and encodes:
- a CDS encoding valine--tRNA ligase, giving the protein MEKTYNPTSIEQALYQTWEEKGYFKPHGDTTKESYSIMIPPPNVTGSLHMGHAFQDTIMDTLIRCERMKGKNTLWQVGTDHAGIATQMVVERKIAAEEGKTKHDYGREAFIDKIWEWKGESGGTITKQLRRLGASVDWDRERFTMDDGLSNAVQEVFVRLYEDDLIYRGKRLVNWDPKLHTAISDLEVENKDTKGNMWHFRYPLADGVKTADGKDYIVVATTRPETMLGDTGVAVNPEDPRYKDLIGKEIILPIVDRRIPIVGDEHADMEKGTGCVKITPAHDFNDYEVGKRHQLPMINILTFDANIRDAAEVFNTNGEASDAYSSELPAKYHNMERFAARKAIVADFDELGLLEEVKDHDLQVPYGDRGGVVIEPMLTDQWYVRTAPLAKTAVEAVENGDIQFVPKQYENMYFSWMRDVQDWCISRQLWWGHRIPAWYDNQGNVYVGRTEEEVRSNNNLESVIELHQDEDVLDTWFSSALWTFGTQGWPEQTDDLKVFHPSDVLVTGFDIIFFWVARMIMMTMHFVKDENGKPQVPFKTVYVTGLIRDENGDKMSKSKGNVLDPIDMIDGIDLESLVEKRCGNMMQPQLAKKIEKNTRKTFENGIEAYGTDALRFTLAAMASTGRDINWDMKRLEGYRNFCNKLWNASRYVMMNTEEQDCGFNGGEIEYSLADKWIESQFELTAKAFNNHIDNFRLDMASNTLYEFIWNQFCDWYLELTKPVLWKGTDAQQRGTRRTLITVLEKTLRLAHPVIPYITETIWQSIKPLVDGVEGETIMVQALPQFDEANFNQEALDDIEWVKAFITSIRNLRAEYDINPGKPLDVMLKAASEQDAARLEANKQVLMSLAKLEAVRVLVTGEETPACATALVGKSELMIPMAGLIDKDAELARLDGEIKKTHGEIKRIEGKLGNEGFVAKAPEAVVAKEREKLEGYKETLAKLEEQKTTIAAL
- a CDS encoding DNA polymerase III subunit chi, whose amino-acid sequence is MQTATFYIIKEDSPQAQTAGFKEYVVFLAQHFARQGAKVYLNCNDKAHAEQLAEIFWQIDADKFMAHNLVGEGPKYATNIEIGHEGVKPSWNRQLIINLAENETTFANKFAQVVDFVPCEEKAKQLARERYKIYRQAGYQLQTIEIEYP